A stretch of the Acanthochromis polyacanthus isolate Apoly-LR-REF ecotype Palm Island chromosome 22, KAUST_Apoly_ChrSc, whole genome shotgun sequence genome encodes the following:
- the LOC127531970 gene encoding gastrula zinc finger protein XlCGF26.1-like isoform X1 — protein MDSSQKKCKHSNGVRCRTSEEDKDGSATTAKRDESLSCEQCDKTFITATKLRIHKHIHTVDKPFSCDQCGKAFTQKSDLKSHQLIHSGVKPFNCDQCGKAFTRKSQLKRHQLIHSGVKLFSCNQCGKAFTRKTHLKSHQLIHSGVKPFSCDQCGKAFTHKSQLKSHQLIHSGVKPFSCNQCGKAFTRKTHLKSHQLIHSGVKPFSCDQCGKAFTHKSQLKSHQLIHSGVKPFNCDQCGKAFTRKSQLKRHQLIHSGVKLFSCNQCGKAFTRKTHSKSHQLIHSGVKPFSCDQCGKAFTKKSDLKRHQLIHSGVKPFTCDQCGKAFTRKTHSKSHQLIHSAVKPFSCAQCGKAFTQKSQLKSHQLIHSGVKLFSCNQCGKAFTRKTHLKSHQLIHSGVKPFNCDQCVKTFTQHEQLLIHQCPHSGRKRYHCDSCEKTFKHQKSLKCHQRIHTGHDVYRCDHCGEPFVLYSQLKAHEVTHTGVKPYLCDQCGKRYSYIANLKVHQRVHTGERPYRCDECKKTFTTLYSLKQHQQIHTRKKAFNQCHSENGTDGQKSQTCQHSANGEQCCFDQSGPTSNQQGTRQRHQRMHTGHRLNPCQEDFSMQGSVKVHEVLHKLKVLEIRLHRIQLQV, from the exons atggattcttcacaaaaa aaatgtaaacacagcaatggagtgagatgtcggacctctgaggaggataaggatggttcagcaacaacggcaaaaagagatgaatcactgagttgtgagcaatgtgacAAGACTTTTattacagcaacaaagctaagaattcacaaacatattcacactgtggataaaccattcagctgtgatcagtgtggaaaggcttttactcagaagagtgacttaaaaagccatcaactcattcacagtggagttaaaccattcaactgtgatcagtgtggaaaggcttttactcggaagagtcagttaaaaagacatcagctcattcacagtggagtgaaattgttcagTTGTAATCAGTGTGGTAAGGCTTTTACTCGGAAGACTcatttaaaaagccatcaactcattcacagtggagttaaaccattcagctgtgatcagtgtggaaaggcttttactcacaagagtcagttaaaaagccatcaactcattcacagtggagttaaaccattcagttGTAATCAGTGTGGTAAGGCTTTTACTCGGAAGACTcatttaaaaagccatcaactcattcacagtggagttaaaccattcagctgtgatcagtgtggaaaggcttttactcacaagagtcagttaaaaagccatcaactcattcacagtggagttaaaccattcaactgtgatcagtgtggaaaggcttttactcggaagagtcagttaaaaagacatcagctcattcacagtggagtgaaattgttcagTTGTAATCAGTGTGGTAAGGCTTTTACTCGGAAGACTCATtcaaaaagccatcaactcattcacagtggagttaaaccattcagctgtgatcagtgtggaaaggcttttactaagaagagtgacttaaaaagacatcaactcattcacagtggagttaaaccattcacctgtgatcagtgtggaaaggcttttactcggaaGACTCATtcaaaaagccatcaactcattcacagtgcagtgaaaccattcagctgtgctcagtgtggaaaggcttttactcagaagagtcagttaaaaagccatcaactcattcacagtggagtgaaattgttcagctgtaatcagtgtggtaaggcttttactcggaagacacatttaaaaagccatcaactcattcacagtggagtgaaaccattcaactgtgatcagtgtgtgaaaacctttactcagcatgaacagttgttgatccatcaatgcccccattctggtagaaagcggtaccactgtgactcctgtgaaaaaactttcaagcaccaaaagagcttaaaatgtcaccaacgcatccacactggacatgatgtgtaccgatgtgatcactgtggtgaaccatttgtattgtactcacagttaaaagctcatgaagtgacccacactggggttaaaccatacctttgtgaccagtgtgggaaacgctacagctacattgcaaacctcaaagttcaccaacgtgtccacactggggagagaccatacagatgtgatgagtgtaagaagacttttacaactttgtattccctgaaacaacaccagcagatccacaccagaaagaaagcattcaatcagtgtcacagtgag aatggaacagatggacaaaagtctcagacttgtcagcactctgccaatggtgaacagtgctgctttgaccagtctggaccaacgtccaaccaacaaggaacccgacaacgacaccagcgtatgcacactggacacagactgaacccctgccaagaagatttctccatgcagggttcagtaaaagttcatgaagtcctccacaaacttaaagtccttgagatccggcttcacagaattcag ctTCAGGTGTAG
- the LOC127531970 gene encoding gastrula zinc finger protein XlCGF26.1-like isoform X2 has translation MDSSQKKCKHSNGVRCRTSEEDKDGSATTAKRDESLSCEQCDKTFITATKLRIHKHIHTVDKPFSCDQCGKAFTQKSDLKSHQLIHSGVKPFNCDQCGKAFTRKSQLKRHQLIHSGVKLFSCNQCGKAFTRKTHLKSHQLIHSGVKPFSCDQCGKAFTHKSQLKSHQLIHSGVKPFSCNQCGKAFTRKTHLKSHQLIHSGVKPFSCDQCGKAFTHKSQLKSHQLIHSGVKPFNCDQCGKAFTRKSQLKRHQLIHSGVKLFSCNQCGKAFTRKTHSKSHQLIHSGVKPFSCDQCGKAFTKKSDLKRHQLIHSGVKPFTCDQCGKAFTRKTHSKSHQLIHSAVKPFSCAQCGKAFTQKSQLKSHQLIHSGVKLFSCNQCGKAFTRKTHLKSHQLIHSGVKPFNCDQCVKTFTQHEQLLIHQCPHSGRKRYHCDSCEKTFKHQKSLKCHQRIHTGHDVYRCDHCGEPFVLYSQLKAHEVTHTGVKPYLCDQCGKRYSYIANLKVHQRVHTGERPYRCDECKKTFTTLYSLKQHQQIHTRKKAFNQCHSENGTDGQKSQTCQHSANGEQCCFDQSGPTSNQQGTRQRHQRMHTGHRLNPCQEDFSMQGSVKVHEVLHKLKVLEIRLHRIQV, from the exons atggattcttcacaaaaa aaatgtaaacacagcaatggagtgagatgtcggacctctgaggaggataaggatggttcagcaacaacggcaaaaagagatgaatcactgagttgtgagcaatgtgacAAGACTTTTattacagcaacaaagctaagaattcacaaacatattcacactgtggataaaccattcagctgtgatcagtgtggaaaggcttttactcagaagagtgacttaaaaagccatcaactcattcacagtggagttaaaccattcaactgtgatcagtgtggaaaggcttttactcggaagagtcagttaaaaagacatcagctcattcacagtggagtgaaattgttcagTTGTAATCAGTGTGGTAAGGCTTTTACTCGGAAGACTcatttaaaaagccatcaactcattcacagtggagttaaaccattcagctgtgatcagtgtggaaaggcttttactcacaagagtcagttaaaaagccatcaactcattcacagtggagttaaaccattcagttGTAATCAGTGTGGTAAGGCTTTTACTCGGAAGACTcatttaaaaagccatcaactcattcacagtggagttaaaccattcagctgtgatcagtgtggaaaggcttttactcacaagagtcagttaaaaagccatcaactcattcacagtggagttaaaccattcaactgtgatcagtgtggaaaggcttttactcggaagagtcagttaaaaagacatcagctcattcacagtggagtgaaattgttcagTTGTAATCAGTGTGGTAAGGCTTTTACTCGGAAGACTCATtcaaaaagccatcaactcattcacagtggagttaaaccattcagctgtgatcagtgtggaaaggcttttactaagaagagtgacttaaaaagacatcaactcattcacagtggagttaaaccattcacctgtgatcagtgtggaaaggcttttactcggaaGACTCATtcaaaaagccatcaactcattcacagtgcagtgaaaccattcagctgtgctcagtgtggaaaggcttttactcagaagagtcagttaaaaagccatcaactcattcacagtggagtgaaattgttcagctgtaatcagtgtggtaaggcttttactcggaagacacatttaaaaagccatcaactcattcacagtggagtgaaaccattcaactgtgatcagtgtgtgaaaacctttactcagcatgaacagttgttgatccatcaatgcccccattctggtagaaagcggtaccactgtgactcctgtgaaaaaactttcaagcaccaaaagagcttaaaatgtcaccaacgcatccacactggacatgatgtgtaccgatgtgatcactgtggtgaaccatttgtattgtactcacagttaaaagctcatgaagtgacccacactggggttaaaccatacctttgtgaccagtgtgggaaacgctacagctacattgcaaacctcaaagttcaccaacgtgtccacactggggagagaccatacagatgtgatgagtgtaagaagacttttacaactttgtattccctgaaacaacaccagcagatccacaccagaaagaaagcattcaatcagtgtcacagtgag aatggaacagatggacaaaagtctcagacttgtcagcactctgccaatggtgaacagtgctgctttgaccagtctggaccaacgtccaaccaacaaggaacccgacaacgacaccagcgtatgcacactggacacagactgaacccctgccaagaagatttctccatgcagggttcagtaaaagttcatgaagtcctccacaaacttaaagtccttgagatccggcttcacagaattcaggtctaa